The Bernardetia litoralis DSM 6794 genome includes a window with the following:
- a CDS encoding helix-turn-helix transcriptional regulator — MINKELQAKLDTLTADKKSSWKEEAKYRQANREWLRHSRKIAIKINRHLKDNGMQKQELATLLNVSPQQVSKIVKGRENLTLQTISKIEKTLGISLLGLDSNREKQTKVIFKKTEFAYVQPIQEADFYQKKSAKIVEILSINNQSITEMYN; from the coding sequence ATGATAAATAAAGAACTACAAGCAAAACTTGATACTCTTACTGCTGATAAAAAAAGTAGTTGGAAAGAAGAAGCCAAATACCGTCAAGCAAATAGAGAATGGCTAAGACATTCAAGAAAGATAGCTATTAAGATTAATCGCCATCTTAAAGATAATGGTATGCAAAAACAGGAGTTGGCTACTTTGCTAAATGTTTCTCCTCAACAGGTAAGCAAAATAGTGAAGGGAAGAGAAAACCTAACTTTACAAACAATATCTAAAATTGAAAAAACCTTAGGAATTTCATTGTTAGGACTTGATTCTAATAGAGAAAAACAAACCAAAGTAATTTTTAAGAAAACAGAATTTGCTTATGTACAACCAATTCAAGAAGCTGATTTTTATCAAAAAAAGTCAGCAAAAATAGTGGAAATACTCTCTATAAATAATCAAAGTATAACAGAAATGTACAACTAA
- a CDS encoding TonB-dependent receptor, protein MKPFFQNSSSFLQNTFTCCCFICCFWLSQNNKTMAQTNTKKQTQIRIKGNVSTSSYSKNEPLFGATVVVKELNKYAQSDEKGNFLVEFLRPSSLNSTYTIVAYLYGFKTVSKKIDIKNATTLTIDFNLEELQDSLKTVVVEGDSEAQNSDLMARLNAVDGMGIYESKKSEVIVLNNTTANLAANNSRQIYAKVAGLNVWESDGAGIQLGIGARGLSPNRTANFNTRQNGYDISADALGYPESYYTPPVEAVERIELVRGAASLQYGTQFGGMLNFVMKDAPKDDNFAVNIRQTVGSYGFTNSFVDVGGNLGKTNQNGDSKVSYYGFFQYKRGDGWRENSGFDVYTGFAKMTFRPTSKLKISVEYTGMNYLAQQAGGLTDVLFEQNPRQSIRDRNWFAVNWNLGAVVLDYKISNKTKINSRTFGLLAGRRTVGNLDKISTIDFGKNRTLIDGDFKNFGNETRLLHHYSINFLGEKFKKQTHAFVTGFRYYNGFTTQQQGDADATDEPNFTFLNSENLENSSYEFPNQNASFFIENVFNISDKWSITPGIRAEYIKTGANGFYKERVFDFAGNLISEVKNEESLERPRSFILGGIGVSYKPIINDKNELEIYANFSQNYRSVTFSDLRIQNPNLVISPDIKDESGYNTDLGFRGKLNTLLQFDVSLFYLNYNDRISQVERVGVAPTYTPYRFRGNIAQARIYGIESLLEFNIGKLGNNWIENILPKSYLGVYLNTAILKSKYVNSEETAILGRQVELVPPVTLRTGLQFGYQKFKLSYQYSFTKEHFTDATNVIRSATAVSGIIPSYYVMDLSMSYSYKWLKVEGSINNLTNNSYFTRRADGYPGPGIIPADGRAFFLTLGAGF, encoded by the coding sequence ATGAAACCTTTTTTTCAAAACTCTTCTTCTTTTCTTCAAAATACTTTTACTTGTTGTTGTTTTATCTGTTGTTTTTGGCTAAGTCAGAATAACAAAACTATGGCGCAGACAAATACCAAGAAACAAACTCAAATCCGAATAAAAGGAAATGTTTCTACTTCTTCCTATTCCAAAAACGAACCTCTTTTTGGTGCAACTGTAGTAGTAAAAGAACTCAATAAATATGCTCAAAGTGACGAGAAAGGAAATTTTTTAGTAGAATTTTTACGCCCTTCTTCCCTTAATTCTACTTACACAATAGTTGCTTATTTGTATGGTTTCAAGACAGTTTCAAAAAAAATAGATATAAAAAATGCTACTACTCTAACAATAGATTTTAATTTGGAAGAATTACAAGATTCCTTAAAAACAGTTGTAGTAGAAGGAGATTCTGAAGCACAAAATTCTGATTTAATGGCTCGCTTAAATGCTGTTGATGGAATGGGAATTTATGAGTCAAAAAAGAGTGAAGTTATTGTTTTGAATAATACAACGGCAAATTTAGCAGCCAATAATTCAAGACAAATTTATGCAAAAGTAGCTGGTTTGAATGTTTGGGAAAGCGATGGCGCAGGTATTCAATTAGGGATTGGAGCAAGAGGATTATCTCCAAATCGTACAGCTAATTTTAATACTCGCCAAAATGGATATGATATTTCTGCCGATGCTTTGGGTTATCCCGAAAGCTATTATACGCCTCCTGTTGAGGCAGTCGAAAGGATTGAACTTGTGCGTGGTGCAGCCTCTTTACAGTACGGAACGCAGTTTGGAGGAATGCTTAATTTTGTGATGAAAGATGCGCCCAAAGATGATAATTTTGCTGTTAATATTCGTCAAACTGTTGGCTCTTATGGCTTTACGAATAGTTTTGTTGATGTGGGTGGAAATCTAGGAAAAACAAACCAAAATGGAGATTCAAAGGTAAGTTATTATGGTTTTTTTCAATACAAACGTGGCGATGGATGGAGAGAAAACTCTGGTTTTGATGTTTATACAGGGTTTGCAAAAATGACTTTTAGACCAACTTCAAAACTAAAAATCTCGGTAGAATATACTGGAATGAACTATTTAGCACAACAAGCAGGAGGACTTACCGATGTTCTTTTTGAGCAAAATCCTCGTCAATCTATACGAGATAGAAACTGGTTTGCTGTAAATTGGAATTTGGGTGCAGTGGTTTTGGATTACAAAATTTCGAATAAAACAAAAATAAATAGCCGTACTTTTGGGCTTTTGGCAGGAAGAAGAACAGTAGGAAATTTGGATAAAATATCGACAATAGATTTTGGAAAAAACAGAACTTTAATAGATGGAGATTTCAAAAACTTTGGTAATGAAACTCGTCTCTTGCATCATTATTCAATTAATTTTTTAGGCGAAAAATTCAAAAAACAAACTCACGCTTTTGTTACAGGTTTTAGATATTACAACGGCTTTACAACACAACAACAAGGAGATGCTGATGCAACAGATGAACCTAATTTTACATTCCTTAATTCTGAAAATTTAGAAAACTCATCTTATGAGTTTCCAAATCAAAATGCTTCTTTTTTCATAGAAAATGTATTTAATATTTCTGATAAATGGAGCATTACCCCTGGAATTAGAGCCGAATATATCAAAACTGGAGCAAATGGATTTTATAAAGAACGTGTCTTTGACTTTGCAGGCAATCTTATATCAGAAGTCAAGAATGAGGAAAGTTTGGAACGTCCTAGAAGTTTTATTTTGGGTGGAATTGGAGTTAGTTATAAACCTATTATAAACGATAAAAATGAATTAGAAATTTATGCCAATTTCTCTCAAAATTATCGTTCGGTTACCTTTAGTGATTTGCGTATTCAGAATCCAAATTTGGTAATTAGTCCAGATATAAAAGATGAAAGTGGTTATAATACAGACTTAGGTTTTAGAGGAAAACTAAATACACTTTTACAATTTGATGTAAGTCTTTTTTACTTGAATTATAATGACCGAATTAGTCAAGTAGAACGTGTGGGAGTTGCTCCAACATACACTCCATACCGTTTTAGAGGGAATATTGCACAAGCCAGAATTTATGGAATTGAATCTCTTTTAGAATTTAATATTGGAAAATTAGGAAATAATTGGATTGAGAATATCCTACCAAAATCATATTTGGGAGTTTATTTAAACACTGCAATTTTGAAAAGTAAATATGTAAATTCTGAAGAAACAGCAATTTTGGGAAGACAAGTTGAGCTTGTTCCACCTGTTACATTGCGTACAGGTTTGCAATTTGGTTATCAAAAATTCAAACTTTCTTATCAATATTCATTCACAAAAGAACACTTTACAGATGCTACAAATGTTATCCGAAGTGCAACGGCTGTAAGTGGGATTATTCCTTCTTATTATGTGATGGATTTGTCCATGAGTTACTCTTATAAATGGCTAAAAGTAGAAGGAAGTATAAATAATTTGACTAATAATTCTTATTTTACAAGGCGTGCTGATGGTTACCCAGGTCCAGGAATTATTCCTGCTGATGGAAGAGCTTTTTTCTTAACTTTGGGAGCAGGATTTTAA
- a CDS encoding pyridoxal phosphate-dependent aminotransferase, with amino-acid sequence MTLIETNIDILSRRVSEMEESQTLAMAGKSRQLKEQGIDIINMNLGEPDFKTPLFIQEAAKKAIDDGHFGYTPVSGIAPLRQAIADKLKRENQLDYATNQIVVSTGAKQSIANVMLALLNKGDEVIIITPYWVSYVGIVQLAEGTPVFVEGKLENDYKATAEDVKAAITSKTKAVIFSSPCNPTGSVFSEKELREIAEVIAPHPQITVVADEIYEYINFGEPHFSIGRVESLKDRVVTINGLSKGFAMTGWRLGYAACPLTIAKACDKIQGQVTSGTNSITQHAAVAALNGSRAEVEEMKNAYEKRGKLMKSLLDNVKGFKCNTPQGAFYVFPDVSDFYGKKYEGKTIANSEDFSMFLLETANVAVVMGDAFGAPNCIRLSFATSEELIKKAIERIEDAVSKLS; translated from the coding sequence ATGACTCTTATTGAAACAAATATCGATATTTTGTCTCGTCGTGTTTCCGAAATGGAAGAATCTCAAACCCTTGCTATGGCTGGTAAAAGTCGTCAGTTAAAAGAGCAAGGAATTGATATTATAAATATGAATTTAGGAGAACCTGATTTCAAAACACCTCTTTTTATTCAAGAAGCTGCCAAAAAAGCAATTGATGATGGACATTTTGGTTATACGCCTGTTTCTGGAATTGCGCCACTTCGCCAAGCAATTGCTGACAAACTCAAAAGAGAAAATCAGTTGGATTATGCAACGAACCAAATTGTAGTTTCTACAGGAGCAAAACAATCTATTGCAAATGTAATGTTGGCACTGCTTAATAAAGGTGATGAAGTAATCATTATTACGCCATATTGGGTTTCTTATGTAGGAATTGTACAATTAGCAGAAGGAACTCCTGTGTTTGTAGAAGGTAAACTAGAAAATGATTATAAAGCAACAGCAGAAGATGTAAAAGCAGCAATTACTTCAAAAACAAAAGCTGTGATTTTTTCATCGCCTTGTAACCCAACTGGAAGTGTTTTTTCTGAAAAAGAATTAAGAGAAATTGCTGAAGTAATTGCACCACATCCACAAATCACGGTTGTTGCTGATGAGATTTATGAATATATCAATTTTGGCGAACCTCATTTTAGTATTGGAAGAGTAGAATCTTTGAAAGATAGAGTGGTTACAATCAACGGACTTTCAAAAGGTTTTGCCATGACAGGCTGGCGTTTGGGTTATGCTGCTTGCCCTCTGACAATTGCAAAAGCATGTGATAAAATACAAGGACAAGTTACTTCAGGTACAAATTCTATTACTCAACATGCTGCTGTTGCTGCGCTTAATGGAAGTAGAGCAGAAGTAGAAGAAATGAAAAATGCGTATGAAAAAAGAGGAAAATTAATGAAATCTCTTTTGGATAATGTAAAAGGTTTCAAATGTAATACGCCACAGGGAGCATTTTATGTTTTTCCTGATGTAAGTGATTTTTATGGTAAAAAATATGAAGGAAAAACAATCGCTAATTCAGAAGATTTTTCTATGTTTTTATTAGAAACGGCTAATGTTGCTGTTGTGATGGGAGATGCTTTTGGTGCGCCAAATTGTATTCGTCTTTCTTTTGCCACTTCAGAAGAACTTATCAAAAAAGCGATTGAAAGAATCGAAGATGCAGTTTCAAAGTTGAGCTAA